GCGGTTGTGCTGTGCGACATCGAAGGGCTGTCCTACGAGGAGATCGCCGTCACCCTGGGCATCAAGCTCGGCACGGTCCGCTCCCGGATCCATCGCGCACGGGCCAGGCTGCGGGTCGCGCTCGAGCATCGGGACCCGGCCCGGCAGGACGGCGGCGTCGACCTCGACGCGCCGGTCCTCGGCCTGGACGGGCTCGGCGAGAGGGCGGTCGCCCGATGACCGCGCACCTGGGGACCAAGATCTCGGCGCTGGTCGACGGCCAGCTCCCGCCCGGGGCCACGGAGCGGGCCCTGGCCCACGTCGCGGGCTGCCCCGAGTGCGCGGCCGAGCTCAGCGCCGCCCGCACAGCGCGCAGCGCCCTGGCGGCCGCGTGCGACGTCCCGCCCAACCCGGACCTGACCGCCCGGCTGCTCTCCCTCGCCGGCTGCCAGCCCGCCGAGCCTCCGACGCCGCGCCGCGACCCGTTCGCACAGCCCGGCTCGTCGGGCGCCGACGCGAGGGCAGCCGCGTACACCGCTCCCCATGCGATGACCGGGGACCTGACTGCGCGCCGCCGTCCGGTGCGGGTGGCGGCCGCCGCGGCCGCGTGCGTGGGGCTCGTCTGCGGAGGGCTGTTCCTGCTGGGCGACAGGCCGTCGGTGCTCCCGTCGAGCCACCCGGCGCAGGCCCTGGCGCTGCTGGGCCACGACTCGGCGGAGTCGTGGGACCAGCCGCGCGCCGCCCACCTGGGGCTCGCCGCGATGCTCCCGGGGTCGTCTGCCGGCGCGGCCCCGACGGCCTCCGAGATCGACCCCTCCGCCGGCGACCTGTGGTCCGCCCTGAGCGTCGCGGGCTGGAAGTGCCCGGTGGCGCTCCCGGAGGGATGGACGGTGACCGACGCGCACGTCAGCCCTGACGGCTCGCGGCTCGAGGTGGACCTCGCGGGTCCGGGCATGACGGCGGTCCTCACCGAGCAGCCCGGGCGGCTCGACACGCAGGCGCTCGAGGGCACGACCCAGCTCGTTCTCGGGGACCGGACGCTGTACGTGCTCTCCGAGCAGCCCTGGCACGCTGCATGGCAGGCCGACGACCTGGTCGTCGAGGTGGTGGCCACCTCCGGCACGGAGACGGTGCACTCTGTGGTGGCCGGATTCCCCGGTGGACGTTTCGACGACGGCCTGCAGGCCAGGATCATTCGAGGATGGGACACCGTGACCCAGGCGTTGCAGAAGCGATGACGAATCCCGAGCGCCCATTCCCGTCTGGCAGTCCTGGCCAGGAGCAGCCGCCCTTCGGCCCGCCGCAGGCGAACCCCTTCGCCGCGCCCACTCAGGCGCCCAACCCCTTCGCGGCGCCGTCGTACGGTCCCGCCCACGGCGGGCAGCTGTATGGAGCCCCGGTCGGGGCGCCCGCGCAGGCGCTCGGTGACCCGTGGCCGGGCGACGGTTGGGGAAGCCCGCCGCCGGTGGCCACCGCGCCCCCCGCGGGTCCCACTGCCCCCGGGCGCAAGGGCCTGCCGCTCGGCTGGGTCGTCCTCCTCGTCGTGCTCGCCCTCGTCGCGGGCTCCGTGGGCGGGGTCGTCAGCAGCCGGGTCTTGGACGACGGCCGGCTCGCCGAGGCCGGGCTGCCCGTCGCAGTGGGCGCCGGCGCGGGGGACAGGGCGCCGGACAGCGTCGCGGGCATCGCCGCGGCGGTGCTGCCCAGCGTGGTGTCCATCCAGGTGTCCGGTCCGAACGGCACGGCGACCGGGTCCGGGTTCGTGCTGCGCCAGGACGGCTACGTGCTGACCAACCACCACGTGGTGGCCGACGCGACGGCCGCCGGAGCCACGACCGTGGTGCTGTTCGGCGATGGCACCGAGGAGTCCGCCACCGTCGTGGGCCAGACCGCCGACTACGACCTCGCGGTGCTGAAGGTCGAGCGCACCGGCCTGGCGCCGTTGGCTCTCGGCGACTCGGACCTCGCGGTGGTGGGGGACCCGGTGATCGCCGTCGGCGCCCCGCTCGGGCTCGAGGGCACGGTGACCACCGGGATCGTCAGCGCGCTGAACCGCCCGGTCTCAGCCGGCGGGGCAGACTCGGACACCGCCTTCATCAACGCCATCCAGACCGACGCGGCCATCAACCCGGGCAACTCCGGCGGCCCGCTCGTGAACGCCGCGGGCGAGGTGATCGGGGTGAACTCGGCGATCGCGCAGCCGCCCGGCTCGTTCGGAGGCGCCAGCGGCAGCATCGGGCTCGGTTTCGCGATCCCCTCGAACCAGGCCCGCCGCACGGCCGAGCAGCTCATCGAGACCGGTCGCGCCACGTACCCGATCATCGGCGTGCTGCTCGACCAGCGGTACGCCGGCGAGGGGGTGCAGGTCGCGACGGAGATGCAGGGCGGCTCCGCCCCGGTGACGCCGCGCGGGCCTGCCGACGCTGCGGGCATCCGCGAGGGCGACGTCATCCTGGCCATCGACGGCCGCCCGGTCACCGACCCCGACGAGCTCATCGTGGCCATCCGCGCGAAGACTCCCGGGGACACGGTGGTGCTGCGGGTGCGCACCGGGACCGACGAGCGCGACGTGCGCGTGGTGCTCGACGAGTCCTCCGGCTCGTGAGCGACGGGTAGCCTGGCCCCGTGCTAGACATCAACGGCGGTGAGTTCATCCTCCTGCTGGTCGTTGCTGTCCTGGTGATCGGCCCCGAGCGCCTGCCCAAGTACGCGGAGCAGCTCGGCCAATGGGCCCGCCAGGCGCGCGGCTTCGTGCAGGACACCAAGTCGCGTGTCGACACGGAATTGGGCGACGACCTGAAGGACGTCGACTGGGCCGCCCTCGACCCGCGGCGCTACGACCCGCGGCGGATCGTGCGCGAGGCCCTGCTCGACGACGTCGCCCCCGCGCAGTCGACAGCGCAGCGGGCACGGGCCTCAGCCGCGCCGGTGGCCGCCGCCGGCACCTCCTGGCGGGCGTCGACCCCCGCTCCCGCCCCGCCCGTCGCCGCCGACGGCGCCCCCGCCCCGTATGACGACGAGGCCACCTGACCGGGAGCCACGCACGCACCCCGCCCCCCGCACGTCCTGAAAGAGAGACTCGTCGAATGGCACCCGCGCCTCAGCGTCCGCGCATCTTCTCCGGGATGCAGCCCACCTCGGACTCGCTCCACCTCGGCAACTACCTGGGCGCGCTCACGCAGTGGGTGGCCCTCCAGGAGTCCTACGACGCGCTGTACTGCGTGGTCGACCTGCACGCGCTGACCGTTGGCCCCGACCCGGCGGTGCTGCGCGAGCGGACCCGTCGCACAGCCGCCCAGTACCTCGCCGCGGGCGTCGACCCGGCGCGATCGATCCTGTTCGTGCAGTCGCACGTGGCGGCGCACTCCGAGCTCGCGTGGCTGCTGTCCTGCCAGACGGGGTTCGGCGAGGCGAGCCGCATGACGCAGTTCAAGGACAAGTCCACGCGGTACGGCCAGGAGGGCACGACCGTCGGGCTGTTCACGTACCCCGTCCTCATGGCCGCGGACATCCTGCTGTACGACACCGCGCTCGTCCCGGTGGGCGAGGACCAGCGCCAGCACCTGGAGCTCACCCGCGACCTGGCCCAGCGTCTCAACGCCCGGTTCGGGGCGGGGACCGCTGTGGTTCCGGAGGCGCACATCGTCAAGGCGACCGCCAAGATCTACGACCTGCAAGAGCCCACCGCGAAGATGAGCAAGTCGGCCGCCAGCCCGAACGGCATCATCGAGCTGCTCGACGACCCGAAGGTGGTGGCGAAGCGCATCCGCTCGGCCGTCACCGACGCCGAGCGCGAGATCCGGTACGACCCCGAGGCCAAGCCGGGCATCGCGAACCTGCTGACCATCTACTCCGCGCTGACCGGCCGCGACGTGCTCGCCATCGAGGCGGAGTACCAGGGCAAGGGCTATGGCGACCTCAAGAAGGACCTGGCGGACGTCGTGGTGGACTTCCTCACGCCGTTCCAGGAGCGGGTGCACGGCTACCTCGCCGACCCGGCGTCGCTGGACGACGTCCTGGCCGACGGGGCCGAACGGGCGCAGGAGCTAGCGTCGGGCATGCTCGACCGGGTCTACGACCGGATGGGCCTGCTGCCGCGGCGAGGCCGGGCATGAGGTTGCCGGCCCGGCAGGGCGACCAGCTGCGG
The sequence above is a segment of the Cellulomonas chengniuliangii genome. Coding sequences within it:
- the trpS gene encoding tryptophan--tRNA ligase, which translates into the protein MAPAPQRPRIFSGMQPTSDSLHLGNYLGALTQWVALQESYDALYCVVDLHALTVGPDPAVLRERTRRTAAQYLAAGVDPARSILFVQSHVAAHSELAWLLSCQTGFGEASRMTQFKDKSTRYGQEGTTVGLFTYPVLMAADILLYDTALVPVGEDQRQHLELTRDLAQRLNARFGAGTAVVPEAHIVKATAKIYDLQEPTAKMSKSAASPNGIIELLDDPKVVAKRIRSAVTDAEREIRYDPEAKPGIANLLTIYSALTGRDVLAIEAEYQGKGYGDLKKDLADVVVDFLTPFQERVHGYLADPASLDDVLADGAERAQELASGMLDRVYDRMGLLPRRGRA
- a CDS encoding anti-sigma factor family protein yields the protein MTAHLGTKISALVDGQLPPGATERALAHVAGCPECAAELSAARTARSALAAACDVPPNPDLTARLLSLAGCQPAEPPTPRRDPFAQPGSSGADARAAAYTAPHAMTGDLTARRRPVRVAAAAAACVGLVCGGLFLLGDRPSVLPSSHPAQALALLGHDSAESWDQPRAAHLGLAAMLPGSSAGAAPTASEIDPSAGDLWSALSVAGWKCPVALPEGWTVTDAHVSPDGSRLEVDLAGPGMTAVLTEQPGRLDTQALEGTTQLVLGDRTLYVLSEQPWHAAWQADDLVVEVVATSGTETVHSVVAGFPGGRFDDGLQARIIRGWDTVTQALQKR
- a CDS encoding S1C family serine protease, producing MTNPERPFPSGSPGQEQPPFGPPQANPFAAPTQAPNPFAAPSYGPAHGGQLYGAPVGAPAQALGDPWPGDGWGSPPPVATAPPAGPTAPGRKGLPLGWVVLLVVLALVAGSVGGVVSSRVLDDGRLAEAGLPVAVGAGAGDRAPDSVAGIAAAVLPSVVSIQVSGPNGTATGSGFVLRQDGYVLTNHHVVADATAAGATTVVLFGDGTEESATVVGQTADYDLAVLKVERTGLAPLALGDSDLAVVGDPVIAVGAPLGLEGTVTTGIVSALNRPVSAGGADSDTAFINAIQTDAAINPGNSGGPLVNAAGEVIGVNSAIAQPPGSFGGASGSIGLGFAIPSNQARRTAEQLIETGRATYPIIGVLLDQRYAGEGVQVATEMQGGSAPVTPRGPADAAGIREGDVILAIDGRPVTDPDELIVAIRAKTPGDTVVLRVRTGTDERDVRVVLDESSGS
- a CDS encoding twin-arginine translocase TatA/TatE family subunit, with the translated sequence MLDINGGEFILLLVVAVLVIGPERLPKYAEQLGQWARQARGFVQDTKSRVDTELGDDLKDVDWAALDPRRYDPRRIVREALLDDVAPAQSTAQRARASAAPVAAAGTSWRASTPAPAPPVAADGAPAPYDDEAT